DNA sequence from the Fuscovulum ytuae genome:
CCGGCGTGACAGGCCGCAAAAGTCACCTCGCCCGGCATCGGTGCCTGAAGCGCATCGCAGATCGTGGGGCCACCCGGTGCCGCCACCCGGTCCTGCGCGCGCAAAGACCGACCCATGCCGTCATGCCCATCAGGCTCCACCCCCCAGATCGTGACATCAGGATGCGCCGCGCGCAGGGCCAGCGACACGCCGCCCAGAAGGCCACCCCCGCCAACAGGGCTTGCCACCACATCGGGCACCGCGCCCGCTTCGCCCATCTGGGCAAGGCATTCCAGACCCGTTGTCCCCTGCCCCGCCACCACCTCGGCGTCGTCGAACGGGTGCAAAAGCGTCAGCCCCCGCTTGGCCGCCAGATCGCGCGCCAGCGCCGCCGCGACCACCTCGCGCGGGGCATCGCCATGATGCGAAAGCACCACCTCTGCCCCCAGCGCCTCGGTCGCGCGGCGTTTGGTTTCGGGGGCGTCAACGGGCATGACGATGGTGACCGGCACCGAAAGCACGCGCCCCGCCGCCGCCAGCCCTTGCGCAAAATTCCCCGACGAAAAGGCCACCACACCCCGCGCCCGCGCCGCCTGATCCAGTTGCATCAACCGCCATAGCGCCCCGCGCAGCTTGAACGATCCGGTCCGCTGCAAGCCTTCCGCCTTTACGAATAGCCGCGCGGCCCCTGCCTCGGCCGCCAAGACGGGCGATTCCAGCAAGGGCGTCTCGCGCACATGATCGCGCAAGGCGGCATGGGCCTCGGCAATCCGTGCGGGCGAAGGCAGGTCAATAAGGGGCATCCACCGGCCCCATTCCGACATAGACCGACTTCACCTGCGTGTAATGTTCCACCGCCGCGCGTCCGTTTTCGCGCCCGACGCCAGACATTTTTGACCCGCCGAAAGGCCCCTCGACCGGCGTCAAATTATAGGCGTTGATCCAGCAGGTCCCCGCCTCCAACCCCGCGATCACCCGATGCGCCCGCGTCAGGTCGGCGGTGAAAACCCCCGCCGCCAGACCAAATTCTGTATCATTGGCCCGCGCGACAACTTCTTCCTCAGTTTCGAAATCCAGTACGGCCATGACCGGGCCGAACACCTCTTCCCGCGCCAGCGTCATGGCATCGGTCACATCGGCAAAGACCGTGGGCTGCACGAAGAACCCGGTGTTCAGCGCCGCCCTTTCCCCGCCGCAAACCAGCCGCGCGCCTTCGTCCTTCGCCTTTGCGATGTAACCCAACACTTTGTCCATCTGCGTGGCGGAAACCAAGGGCCCCATCTGCGTGGCGGGGTCCAAAGGATCTCCCAAACCAATCTTCGCCGTCCGCTCGGCCAAACG
Encoded proteins:
- a CDS encoding threonine ammonia-lyase, whose translation is MPLIDLPSPARIAEAHAALRDHVRETPLLESPVLAAEAGAARLFVKAEGLQRTGSFKLRGALWRLMQLDQAARARGVVAFSSGNFAQGLAAAGRVLSVPVTIVMPVDAPETKRRATEALGAEVVLSHHGDAPREVVAAALARDLAAKRGLTLLHPFDDAEVVAGQGTTGLECLAQMGEAGAVPDVVASPVGGGGLLGGVSLALRAAHPDVTIWGVEPDGHDGMGRSLRAQDRVAAPGGPTICDALQAPMPGEVTFAACHAGGVQALAVNDGTVRKAMRRAFEELKLVLEPSGAVALAGVLSGAMPVAGKVVLVIASGGNIAFDRFAECLALAAREKG